AATTGGACATGGACATTTTGGATAGCTGTTATTACCGTAATTTTAATAAGAAATTTTATAAACTCAAGTTATGGTAGATGTTGTATAGCTATAAGAGAAGATGAAACAGCAGCGGAGTCAATGGGAATAAACACCACATTTTATAAGACATTAGCATTTACCATAGGTGCATTCTTTGCAGGAGTAGGTGGTGCGCTATATGCACATAACTTTTACATTATTCAGCCAGAAACCTTCGGCTTTATGAAATCTTTTGATATTCTTACTATGGTCGTTCTTGGCGGTCTTGGCAGTATAACAGGTTCTATATTATCATCTATTTTCCTAACTTTTGTGTACGCCGCATTGCAAGACTACGCAGCATTGAGGATGGTCATCTATTCATTGCTTTTGATCATAGTAATGTTATTTAGGCCAGAGGGCTTAATGGGTACGAAAGAGTTCTCTTTTAAGAAATTATTTAAGAAAGGAGCGACAAAGAGTGAGCTTACTGTCGATTAAAAACCTTTCAATCAATTTTGGTGGTATTAAAGCACTTACAGATGTAAATATGGAGCTTGAAAAGCGATCACTGACAGGTCTCATAGGTCCTAATGGTGCAGGTAAATCAACAGTATTCAATATTATTACTGGTATATACCCACCAACAACAGGAACAGTTATATTTAATGGAACTAATATATCCACAAAGCCGTATAATAATACAAAACTTGGAATAGCAAGGACATTTCAAAATATAAGGCTTTTTAAAAATCTAACTGTTCTTGATAATGTTAAGATAGCTGAACACATTCACGTACAATATAGCCTTTTGAGTTCTTTCTTGCAATTTAAAAAATATCTAAAAGGCGAAAAATCTCAAGATTCCGAGGCATTAGAATTGCTAAAGATATTCAATCTTGATAAACATGCAAATAATCTTGCTAAGAATTTACCATATGGCGAACAAAGAAGGCTTGAGATAGCAAGAGCTTTAGCAACAGAGCCAAAGCTTTTACTCCTTGATGAACCTGCAGCAGGAATGAATCCACAAGAGACAAAAGAGCTAACAGACACTATAAGATTTATAAGGAAAAAATTCGATATAACAATACTCCTGATTGAGCATGACATGTCATTGGTAATGGATTTATGTGAAGATATATATGTCATGAATTACGGCAAAATAATCGCCCATGGTACACCAGATGAAATTAAGAGAGATCCTGAGGTAATTTCAGCATATCTCGGTGAAGAAAATGTAAATGAAAATGAAATTATATCCATTGAAGGAGGTGCCGTATAATGCTGGAAATAAAGGGTCTTAGTGTGTCATACGGAATGGTCAATGCAGTAAAAGGCATTGACTTAAAAGTAAATGATGGTGAGATTGTAACAATTATAGGTGCAAATGGCGCCGGTAAAAGTACAACTTTAATGACTATTTCAGGAATATTAAAACCAAAAAAAGGTACCATAATGTTTAACGATGTGGATCTCACTAAGAAACGTGCTCAAAATATAGTTGATATGGGTATCTGTCAGGTGCCGGAAGGAAGACGTGTTTTTTCAAATATGACAGTACAAGAAAACCTCGAAATGGGTGCATATCTTAGAAAAGACAAAATGATTAAAAGCGATATGGAAAAGGTATTTCATCTCTTTCCGAGACTTAAAGAACGCCGTAAACAGATTGCGGGAACTCTAAGCGGCGGTGAACAGCAAATGCTGGCCATTGGAAGAGCATTGATGGCAAAACCAAAAGTACTTCTGTTGGATGAACCGTCAATGGGACTCGCACCAATCGTAGTACAAGACATATTTAAAACTATAAAAAACATTAATGAAGACGGTACAACAGTTCTCTTAGTTGAACAAAATGCAAAAATGGCATTATCTATTGCCGATAGGGCTTATGTGTTAGAAACTGGAAATATATCACTTGAAGGAAAAGCATCTGTTTTAAAAAATGATGAAAGAGTTAAAAAATCATATCTTGGCGGTTGATCTATATAAGCTTAATTTTTATAAGGGCTTGACTTATCAAGCCCTTTCATATTCTTTGATTTCAAAAAATTAAGCTCTTACAGTTAAATCAGAAATAATGTTTTAATATTTAAGAGATCTGTGTCCTAATCCCATTGCAACTTCATTTAAATTTAACATACCAACAGCAAAAAACACACAGACGCAAAGGTGCTCACCATAAAATGCTATACCAATCTTACCACCTATATTTAATCCCATCGCTTTATCTTTAATCTGCATTATCGCTTCATGTGTAGCACCAGCAACGGCACCTTCACCTACATGGTTATCTTCTATTACTCCTTCTCTTTTAGCAGCGACAACCGCTCTTTCTATTATCTTTGAAATAGAATTAATATATTCGCCGCCATAATCGACGGCAGCAACCTTTATGCCTTCTTTAGCAAATCTTTCTTTTAATATTACTTCATCTTCTCTCCTCGACATAGCCATTCTAACGGCCACTCTTGCAACATCAATGCTTTTTATTTCCTTCATAAAACTTCACAAACCCGGACATTCTGTCCGGGCCATTCCTCCTTTTTGATTAGTATTAAATCATCTTTAATATAAGTTGATATATTACAGGGATAAAAATTGCGGGAAGTAAATTTCCTACCTTAATTTTTGTGATATTAAGCATATTAATCGATATCCCTACTATTAATATGCCACCTATCGCTGACATATCTGCTATTACATTATTAGTTAATAAATTCTGTAGCAATGATGCACCAAGCGTTATTAGTCCTTGGTAAACTAAGACGCTCATCGATGACAATAATACACCAATCCCCAGCGTAGAAGCAAATATTATAGATGAGATACCATCGAGCATTGACTTCGCAAAAAGTATGCTGTGGTCACCTTGAAGCCCATCTTTTAATGCACCTACGATAGCCATTGCGCCTACACAAAATATAAGGCTTGTTGTCACAAATCCCTCACTAATTCTATTATTGCCTGATTTTGCAAATTTTCTTTCTATCATATTCCCAAAATCGTTGAGAATATTTTCAATATCTATAGCTTCCCCAATAATACCGCCAATAACAAGGCTTATTATTACAAGCATTAAATTTTTAAATTTAAGTGCACTATCAAATCCGATTATAAGTACACTTAATGATATAGCCTGCATAACAGTTGCTTTAAATCTTTCAGGAATTCCTATTCTTAAAAATGTACCAGTAATACCGCCTACAAAGATTGATGCCGAGTTTACAAGTGTTCCTAGCATTTAATTTTCCCTTTCTCTAAACATTTCTTTCGATACGTGGTCTTTAGCATAATTAAAAAGGTATTGCTGTGCAAAGCCAGATAAATCACCAAATTTCTCCTTTGCAAAATGCTGTACATCATAATTATTAATCTTTCTTTTAAGATACAAAAATTCCACAACACGCTTTATCCAAATATCTGCCGGAAATGCTTCATACCTTCCCATAGAATAAAGTATAACACAGTCAGCAACTTTCGGCCCTACACCCTTTATATTCATTAATAAATTCCTTACATCATCTGTATCATATAACTGTATCTCAAAAAGATTTATTTCATCATTAAATATCTTTGATGCAGCATCAATGATATACTTTGCCCTAAAGCCACATTTGCTCTTATTCAATGTTTCCATATCTGCCATAATTATATCTTGTATTTTTGGAAATGTGTAGTATGTCTTATTTTTATATTTTATCGGATGCCCTAACGATTTACTTAAATTTTCTATAACTTTTTTTATCTGCGGTATCCTATTGTTTTGAGATATTATAAATGAAATAAGTGTCTCCCATGTATCCTGCCTTAATATGCGTATTCCCTCACCGTATTTAATTGCTTCCTTTAAAACCTCGTCTTGTGAGAGAACATCTTTTATTCTTCCATAGTCCCTACCTAAATCAAAATAATCGTACCATATATCATTAAAATCAGACAATGTCGTATTATCTATTGTCAATATGTCACCATTTAATTTTACATTTATTACTCTATCAAATGCAACACCTGTATAGCTTCCATCATCTTCCTCGTTCCACCTAAAACATTGTCCACATTCAAGTGTCTCTTTGAGATTAAAATCCTTAATTCCATGTACTATAACTTTAGTGCCAAACATCTCAACTAAATATCTCATTCTCCTCACCCACATTAATAGGTTTATATTGTGTTTAATACATCATATTTATCTTCCTTTATAATTATTATATAATTTTTTAGAGATAAAAAAAAGGCTTTACGCCTTTAAAAATAATATAATTATTACAATTTTAACTAATGCTACTTAAATATTCATCAATTGCCTTTGCAGCTTGCTTTCCTGCACCCATTGCAAGTATAACTGTTGCAGCACCTGTTACGACATCTCCACCTGCAAAAACACCTTTCTTTGAAGTTCTTCCTAATTCATCTGCAACAATAAGATTGTTTTTCTTCGTTTCTATATCTTCTGTAGTAGATGTCAAGATATTGTTTGGACTCTGACCTAAGGCCATTATCACAGTCCCTACATCGATAGTAAATTCAGATCCAGGTATTTCCTTGGGTTTTCTTCTTCCAGATTCATCTGGTTCTGTAAGTTCCATTTTAATAAGTTCCATCTCTCTGACCCAACCGTCATCAGTGCCTATAATTTTAACCGGGTTTGCTAAAAATAAGAATTTAATTCCTTCTGCATATGCGTGCTCTATTTCTTCACGCCTTGCCGGCATCTCATCCTTTGAACGCCTGTACACCACTGTTACTTCCTTTGCACCCATTCTAATAGCTGAACGCGCTGCATCCATAGCAACATTTCCGCCACCTATCACAGCAACTCTATCGCTTAATACTATTGGTGTATCATACTCCGGAAATTTATATGCTTTCATAAGGTTTATCCTTGTTAAAAATTCATTAGCAGAGTAAACACCATTAAGATTCATGCCAGGTATATCCATAAACTTTGGAAGGCCAGCACCTGTACCTATGAATACAGCATCAAAGCCTTCATCCTTCATTAAATCATCAACTGTTGTAGTTTTGCCAACAATCACATTGTCTTCAAACTTTACACCAAGTTTTTTAATATTCTCTATTTCTCTTTCCACGATGCTTTTAGGAAGCCTAAATTCTGGTATACCATAAGTCAAAACACCACCAGCTTTATGAAGTGCTTCAAATATAGTAACATCATATCCCATCCTTTTAAGATCACCAGCACATGTTAGACCAGCAGGGCCTGAACCAATTACAGCAACCTTTTTGTTCTTATTCACAATATTGTAATTTTCTTTAATCTCATGTTTGATAGCATAATCTGCCACATACCTTTCTAGTCTACCTATTGCTATAGGTTTTCCTGTTTTATTCAAAACGCAATTTTTCTCACATTGGTTTTCCTGTGGGCATACTCTTCCACAAACAGCAGGTAGGCTATTCGTTGCCTTTATAACAAAATATGCATTTTCGATATTTCTATTTTTTATTTCTTTTATAAATTGAGGTATCCTAACATGAACAGGACATCCATCCATACAAGTAGGTTTTTTGCACTGTAGACATCTCGATGCTTCTGCATTGGCTTCTTCATCATTATATCCGAGTGCAACCTCATTGAAATTTTTTATTCTCTCCTTTGGGTCTTGTTCCCTCATTGGTACTCTTTCCTTAATCGGCACAGCACCCACCTCCGTGTGTTCTACGAAATTCAGCCTGTTTTTCCTTCGATTTGTACATATTAAGTCTCTTCATAGCAATATCAAAATCTACCTTATGCCCATCAAAAACTGGTCCATCAATACATACAAATTTTGTTTCACCGCCGACAACTATTCTGCATGCTCCGCACATACCAGTTCCATCTACCATCAAAGGATTCATGCTGACAAGAGTGTGTATATTGTATTCATTTGTCATTAAAGACACATTTTTCATCATTATCATAGGTCCAACGGTTATAACAACATCGATATCCTTATCAACCTCAAGCCTTTCTTTAAGTACGTCTGTTACAAAACCTTTCTTACCAAGGCTTCCGTCATCTGTAGCGTAATAAACTTTATCGCAAACTTTTTCCATTCTATCCTTGAAAACTATATATTCTTCACTTTTCCCACCGAGTATAGCTTCAACTCTATATCCTTCATTATGGAGCATTTTAAGCTTTGGGTATAACGCAGGTATGCCTACACCTCCACCAACTCCTAGTACTTTTTTAACACCCGAACCAACATCCATACCCTTTCCAAGGGGTCCAGCAAAATCTTCTATATAGTCCCCTACATTCATAGAACCTAAAAGTTTAGTCGATTTGCCTACTTCCTGAAAGACAATCGTAACTGTCCCTCTCTCTCGGTCAAAATCAGCTATAGTAAGTGGAACCCTCTCGCCTCTTTCGTTTACTTTAATAATAACAAACTGCCCAGGGATAGCACTTTTTGCAACCCTTGGTGCTTCAATATCCATTAATTTAACAGCAGGATTTAAAACTTTTTTATTCACTATTTTATACATTTAGAACACCCTTTTCATAAATATTTACATAAAGCGACCTGACATATATTTTTATATTTAAGACATTGAGTGATGTCATATATTCTACAACATCTTTTATTGATTTTATTACTTCGGCAAGTACATGATTAATCGAAACACCATAATTCATTGTAAGATCAATTTTAATCAAAATTCCTTCATCATAATTTTCAGTTATAACCTTATTAATTTTGTGAATGCTTACAAATTTTTTAGCTTCATTTAGCACAATGCAATTTATAACATTCTCCGATATAGTGTATTTACCAAGATAGCTAAAATATGGCCTTACGACAGTTTTCTCAAACTCAATTTCTTTACGTCTAAATAATCTTAGTGGATCAATAAAATAACCCGAAAATTGTTTTTTTACTTCAAATGTCGGGACAGGTATAACATGTTTTCCTTCCTCATACCTCTTTTTTCTAGCTGTTTCGATTTCTTCAGGTGATACTATATCACTTATATATAGTCTCTCAGACACAGGCGGTAAAGAGAGCCTCTCAGCTATCTTATCTGTCATTTTATCTGATGTTCCAATAATCATTATCTTATCAGGCTTAAGCTCTTCAATGGATTTTCTTACTTCTTTAACGTGTTCTGGGTCCATAAAAATAGCTCTTCTTATAGCAGATAATTTAGTCCTTTCCCTTTTTGCAGAAAAGCCAGAAACAATCCTGTTTTCACATATTAAAAGTCCATCATCGATGATGTACTTTATACCATATTTACCCGCCACATATGACGCATGATAACTTTTGCCACTGCCGCTTTCACCTACAAAAGAATATACCTTCAATTAGTACCCTCCAAGAGATTTAATAAATAAATACCTATATTATTAATTATACGGTATTTTTGAGAAGTTT
This portion of the Thermoanaerobacterium sp. RBIITD genome encodes:
- a CDS encoding branched-chain amino acid ABC transporter permease codes for the protein MKQVLKNRLIILVGLFVFYALIQALISFNFLNDYYVINIILMGINIILVVSLNLINGFTGQFSIGHAGFMSIGAYTSAIITYKLGLPFPLAILVGGISAGIIGILIGIPSLRLKGDYLAITTLGFGEIIRVIFLNTEYVGGASGMSGIPKYTNWTWTFWIAVITVILIRNFINSSYGRCCIAIREDETAAESMGINTTFYKTLAFTIGAFFAGVGGALYAHNFYIIQPETFGFMKSFDILTMVVLGGLGSITGSILSSIFLTFVYAALQDYAALRMVIYSLLLIIVMLFRPEGLMGTKEFSFKKLFKKGATKSELTVD
- a CDS encoding ABC transporter ATP-binding protein, encoding MSLLSIKNLSINFGGIKALTDVNMELEKRSLTGLIGPNGAGKSTVFNIITGIYPPTTGTVIFNGTNISTKPYNNTKLGIARTFQNIRLFKNLTVLDNVKIAEHIHVQYSLLSSFLQFKKYLKGEKSQDSEALELLKIFNLDKHANNLAKNLPYGEQRRLEIARALATEPKLLLLDEPAAGMNPQETKELTDTIRFIRKKFDITILLIEHDMSLVMDLCEDIYVMNYGKIIAHGTPDEIKRDPEVISAYLGEENVNENEIISIEGGAV
- a CDS encoding ABC transporter ATP-binding protein, which encodes MLEIKGLSVSYGMVNAVKGIDLKVNDGEIVTIIGANGAGKSTTLMTISGILKPKKGTIMFNDVDLTKKRAQNIVDMGICQVPEGRRVFSNMTVQENLEMGAYLRKDKMIKSDMEKVFHLFPRLKERRKQIAGTLSGGEQQMLAIGRALMAKPKVLLLDEPSMGLAPIVVQDIFKTIKNINEDGTTVLLVEQNAKMALSIADRAYVLETGNISLEGKASVLKNDERVKKSYLGG
- a CDS encoding HutP family protein; the protein is MKEIKSIDVARVAVRMAMSRREDEVILKERFAKEGIKVAAVDYGGEYINSISKIIERAVVAAKREGVIEDNHVGEGAVAGATHEAIMQIKDKAMGLNIGGKIGIAFYGEHLCVCVFFAVGMLNLNEVAMGLGHRSLKY
- a CDS encoding DUF554 domain-containing protein, translated to MLGTLVNSASIFVGGITGTFLRIGIPERFKATVMQAISLSVLIIGFDSALKFKNLMLVIISLVIGGIIGEAIDIENILNDFGNMIERKFAKSGNNRISEGFVTTSLIFCVGAMAIVGALKDGLQGDHSILFAKSMLDGISSIIFASTLGIGVLLSSMSVLVYQGLITLGASLLQNLLTNNVIADMSAIGGILIVGISINMLNITKIKVGNLLPAIFIPVIYQLILKMI
- a CDS encoding DNA-3-methyladenine glycosylase 2 family protein, which translates into the protein MRYLVEMFGTKVIVHGIKDFNLKETLECGQCFRWNEEDDGSYTGVAFDRVINVKLNGDILTIDNTTLSDFNDIWYDYFDLGRDYGRIKDVLSQDEVLKEAIKYGEGIRILRQDTWETLISFIISQNNRIPQIKKVIENLSKSLGHPIKYKNKTYYTFPKIQDIIMADMETLNKSKCGFRAKYIIDAASKIFNDEINLFEIQLYDTDDVRNLLMNIKGVGPKVADCVILYSMGRYEAFPADIWIKRVVEFLYLKRKINNYDVQHFAKEKFGDLSGFAQQYLFNYAKDHVSKEMFREREN
- the gltA gene encoding NADPH-dependent glutamate synthase: MPIKERVPMREQDPKERIKNFNEVALGYNDEEANAEASRCLQCKKPTCMDGCPVHVRIPQFIKEIKNRNIENAYFVIKATNSLPAVCGRVCPQENQCEKNCVLNKTGKPIAIGRLERYVADYAIKHEIKENYNIVNKNKKVAVIGSGPAGLTCAGDLKRMGYDVTIFEALHKAGGVLTYGIPEFRLPKSIVEREIENIKKLGVKFEDNVIVGKTTTVDDLMKDEGFDAVFIGTGAGLPKFMDIPGMNLNGVYSANEFLTRINLMKAYKFPEYDTPIVLSDRVAVIGGGNVAMDAARSAIRMGAKEVTVVYRRSKDEMPARREEIEHAYAEGIKFLFLANPVKIIGTDDGWVREMELIKMELTEPDESGRRKPKEIPGSEFTIDVGTVIMALGQSPNNILTSTTEDIETKKNNLIVADELGRTSKKGVFAGGDVVTGAATVILAMGAGKQAAKAIDEYLSSIS
- a CDS encoding sulfide/dihydroorotate dehydrogenase-like FAD/NAD-binding protein; amino-acid sequence: MYKIVNKKVLNPAVKLMDIEAPRVAKSAIPGQFVIIKVNERGERVPLTIADFDRERGTVTIVFQEVGKSTKLLGSMNVGDYIEDFAGPLGKGMDVGSGVKKVLGVGGGVGIPALYPKLKMLHNEGYRVEAILGGKSEEYIVFKDRMEKVCDKVYYATDDGSLGKKGFVTDVLKERLEVDKDIDVVITVGPMIMMKNVSLMTNEYNIHTLVSMNPLMVDGTGMCGACRIVVGGETKFVCIDGPVFDGHKVDFDIAMKRLNMYKSKEKQAEFRRTHGGGCCAD
- a CDS encoding Asp23/Gls24 family envelope stress response protein; this translates as MKVYSFVGESGSGKSYHASYVAGKYGIKYIIDDGLLICENRIVSGFSAKRERTKLSAIRRAIFMDPEHVKEVRKSIEELKPDKIMIIGTSDKMTDKIAERLSLPPVSERLYISDIVSPEEIETARKKRYEEGKHVIPVPTFEVKKQFSGYFIDPLRLFRRKEIEFEKTVVRPYFSYLGKYTISENVINCIVLNEAKKFVSIHKINKVITENYDEGILIKIDLTMNYGVSINHVLAEVIKSIKDVVEYMTSLNVLNIKIYVRSLYVNIYEKGVLNV